From the Lolium rigidum isolate FL_2022 chromosome 2, APGP_CSIRO_Lrig_0.1, whole genome shotgun sequence genome, one window contains:
- the LOC124688109 gene encoding probable WRKY transcription factor 35, producing MCDYFLQTVEGDQHAGDLTDIVRAGGAMPSGATGPQSTATEWLQLPTGPILFPPAQSSSDGSGPSVADAFGDPFSGLQDPFISDYPSSSGSAAADFYDAVKNAMDIGMANKQVGFVDAAGCGAGGGAVGADGGMLDMRNHPMFAREMPMSGVSPRAIGPYAVMGAGAPKLGVPMAAHRQAALAPCSFDAAAGLQMTSSPRSNGIKRRKNQAKKVVCIPAPAAAVPGKTTGEVVPSDLWAWRKYGQKPIKGSPYPRGYYRCSSSKGCPARKQVERCRTDPNMLVITYNSEHNHPWPTQRNVLAGSTRSNYAKNSTNTASASSKNSNSSSRNQHKPVVKAERKDQSAAAAAAAASTTTSTGNSTPPLAVKEEAEMDRSIGGDTSVTVDHHSDHLLQQMFSQSYRPMTPEAAGSYHHHDDFFADLTELDSDPVSLIFSTEYMEAMPDKSDKEKAAAKDFDPLFMMD from the exons ATGTGCGACTACTTCTTGCAGACGGTGGAGGGCGACCAGCATGCTGGAGACCTCACCGACATCGTCCGAGCTGGCGGCGCCATGCCGTCTGGCGCCACCGGTCCCCAATCGACGGCGACCGAGTGGCTGCAGCTCCCTACGGGCCCGATCCTCTTCCCGCCGGCCCAATCGTCCTCGGACGGCTCCGGACCCAGCGTTGCCGACGCCTTCGGGGATCCGTTCTCCGGCCTCCAGGACCCCTTCATCAGCGACTACCCCTCCTCTTCCGGCAGTGCTGCCGCCGACTTCTACGACGCCGTAAAGAACGCAATGGATATCGGCATGGCCAACAAGCAGGTCGGCTTCGTCGACGCGGCTGGCTGCGGCGCCGGCGGTGGAGCTGTTGGTGCTGATGGAGGGATGTTGGACATGAGGAATCACCCTATGTTTGCGAGGGAGATGCCCATGTCTGGCGTGTCGCCGCGAGCAATCGGGCCGTACGCGGTCATGGGCGCTGGCGCGCCGAAGCTAGGCGTGCCGATGGCGGCGCACAGGCAGGCGGCTCTGGCACCGTGCTCGTTCGACGCGGCTGCGGGGCTGCAGATGACGTCGTCGCCGCGTTCCAACGGGATCAAGCGCAG GAAGAACCAGGCAAAGAAGGTGGTGTGCATCCCCGCACCTGCGGCAGCAGTACCCGGGAAGACCACTGGGGAGGTTGTTCCTTCTGATCTCTGGGCTTGGAGGAAGTATGGCCAGAAGCCTATCAAAGGCTCCCCCTACCCAAG AGGGTACTACAGGTGCAGCAGCTCCAAGGGGTGTCCTGCACGGAAGCAAGTGGAGCGCTGCCGGACAGACCCCAACATGCTGGTCATCACCTACAACTCGGAGCACAACCACCCATGGCCGACGCAGCGAAACGTGCTTGCCGGCTCCACGAGGTCCAACTACGCCAAGAATAGCACCAACACAGCTTCAGCTTCGTCGAAGAACAGCAACTCCTCCTCGCGCAACCAGCACAAGCCAGTCGTCAAGGCAGAACGGAAGGACCAATccgccgcggcggccgccgccgccgcgagcacgACTACGAGCACCGGCAACAGCACACCTCCGTTGGCTGTGAAAGAAGAGGCGGAAATGGACAGAAGCATAGGCGGCGATACTTCAGTCACGGTCGATCATCACAGTGACCATCTCCTGCAGCAGATGTTCAGCCAGAGCTACAGGCCGATGACGCCGGAGGCTGCcggcagctaccaccaccacgatGACTTCTTCGCCGACCTCACCGAGCTGGACTCGGACCCTGTCAGCCTGATCTTCTCCACGGAGTACATGGAGGCCATGCCTGACAAGAGTGACAAGGAGAAGGCAGCAGCCAAGGACTTTGATCCATTATTCATGATGGACTGA
- the LOC124688110 gene encoding protein NRT1/ PTR FAMILY 8.3-like, giving the protein MDAMERGERAPLLPESQAKKIQEESLQVPLLKHKKRGGSKAPAVILGFECLESTAFNGISTNLVVYLETVLHGGNLASASNVTTWFGTSYLTPIFGAVIADTFWGNYNTILVSLALYLLGMMLITFSAFLPTTTTAALCAVGASCAATATAGTWAVSSRTVAFVGLYLVAIGAGGVRSSLLPFGAEQFDDDNAADRDGKASFFSWFYLCVSFGPIISGVFLVWIQQNVSWGLGFGIATACIAVAFAAFVLATPLYKRRMPTGTPLKSLCQVLAAACRKISVRVPADAGFLYEVSDKIDSQPKIAHTSEFKFLDKAAIVTESDMEERPEAATSWKLCTVTQVEELKILLRLLPVWVTSVIVSSAYAQMNTTFVQQGSAMDMTILSVSVPAASLGSFEVVCVMTWVLLYNKVIVPALRSFSSRPDGEPSHLQRMGAGRLLMALTMAAAALVEMKRLDGAARGEEIGIAWQLPQYFLLAGGEVFCYIAQLEFFFGEAPDTMKSMCTSLALLTVALGSYMSSFIYAVVEVFTATKGRPGWISDDLNQGHLDYFFWAMAAMCTLNFVVYSAVVKNYKLKMVIS; this is encoded by the exons ATGGATGCCATGGAGAGAGGCGAGCGCGCGCCGCTCCTGCCAGAG AGTCAGGCAAAAAAGATTCAAGAGGAGAGCCTGCAAGTGCCACTCCTGAAGCATAAGAAGCGCGGCGGCAGCAAGGCACCGGCAGTAATTCTAG GTTTCGAATGCCTCGAGAGCACGGCGTTCAACGGCATCTCCACGAACCTGGTAGTGTACCTGGAGACTGTGCTCCACGGCGGCAACCTCGCCAGCGCCTCCAACGTCACGACCTGGTTCGGGACGAGCTACCTGACTCCGATCTTCGGcgccgtcatcgccgacaccTTCTGGGGCAATTACAACACCATCCTCGTCTCGCTCGCTCTCTACCTTCTCGGCATGATGCTCATCACCTTCTCCGCGTTCCTGCCCACGACCACCACGGCGGCGCTGTGCGCGGTGGGCGCCTCGTGCGCCGCCACTGCCACCGCGGGCACGTGGGCGGTGAGCTCCCGGACTGTCGCGTTCGTGGGGCTGTACCTCGTAGCGATCGGGGCCGGTGGGGTGCGGTCTTCGCTGCTGCCGTTCGGCGCGGAGCAGTTCGACGACGACAACGCAGCGGATAGGGACGGGAAGGCGTCCTTCTTCAGCTGGTTCTACCTCTGCGTCTCCTTCGGCCCCATCATCTCCGGCGTGTTCCTCGTCTGGATCCAGCAGAACGTCAGCTGGGGCCTCGGCTTCGGCATCGCCACCGCGTGCATCGCGGTCGCCTTCGCCGCCTTCGTGCTCGCCACGCCCCTGTACAAGCGCCGCATGCCCACCGGCACGCCGCTCAAGAGCCTCTGCCAGGTGCTCGCCGCCGCGTGCAGGAAGATCAGCGTCAGGGTGCCCGCAGATGCCGGCTTCCTCTACGAGGTCAGCGACAAGATCGACTCGCAGCCCAAGATCGCGCACACCAGCGAGTTCAAGTTTCTCGACAAGGCGGCCATCGTCACGGAGTCGGACATGGAGGAGAGGCCGGAGGCGGCGACCTCGTGGAAGCTCTGCACCGTGACTCAGGTGGAGGAGCTCAAGATCCTGCTGCGGCTGCTGCCCGTCTGGGTCACCAGCGTCATCGTGTCTTCGGCATACGCGCAGATGAACACCACGTTTGTCCAGCAGGGCAGCGCCATGGACATGACCATCTTGTCGGTGTCGGTGCCGGCGGCATCCTTGGGCTCCTTCGAGGTGGTCTGCGTCATGACCTGGGTGCTCCTCTACAACAAAGTGATCGTGCCGGCACTCAGGAGCTTCTCGTctcgccccgacggcgagccgtcgCACCTGCAGCGGATGGGCGCCGGGCGGCTGCTCATGGCGctcaccatggcggcggcggcgctcgtggAAATGAAGCGGCTCGACGGCGCGGCGCGCGGCGAGGAGATCGGCATCGCGTGGCAGCTGCCGCAGTACTTCCTCCTGGCCGGCGGGGAGGTGTTCTGCTACATCGCGCAGCTCGAGTTCTTCTTCGGCGAGGCGCCCGACACCATGAAAAGCATGTGCACGTCGCTCGCGCTGCTCACCGTCGCGCTCGGGAGCTACATGAGCTCCTTCATCTACGCCGTCGTGGAGGTCTTCACGGCAACCAAGGGAAGGCCCGGGTGGATATCCGACGATCTCAACCAGGGCCACCTCGACTATTTCTTCTGGGCAATGGCGGCAATGTGCACGCTCAATTTCGTCGTGTACAGCGCCGTCGTCAAGAACTACAAGCTCAAGATGGTCATCTCGTGA